Proteins co-encoded in one Nematostella vectensis chromosome 15, jaNemVect1.1, whole genome shotgun sequence genomic window:
- the LOC5511393 gene encoding uncharacterized protein LOC5511393 isoform X2, with product MASILDTEVVLRISRGRSGLDAKNKTDSGCFVDDWDKTHTEKSPNASETGNTEIRETNSRKHSADSEDENGERCKKELTRSTEEASNREGSRTVYEEIRELTQDVSAMDENNSSSLQQYDSIRSLEGEGTVENDAPKEDFYCLYYSDSPQGSLKRNAENNYQSDSTARTQLSDSNKATSSETNVVLRNARTDETDVVETKKKPPPVAPKPKKRPNRQSDSILYARDPLLAELQKLGASLGKDYAEVYAKQAEEKEMKKSRRKSDSSLLNSKACELEESGSVDVLPTQAALSEDFPERKSKIHKPVTPKKEVSKDKVKQTRGVSPKRTGVKNVGATKSTHLSKGVTGDSHRRSHMNTNSPYAPPTPKETPRTRKLSPGRTDKTSSKKDTKTVNPAKEKSAPKDDLKNQNTSISDSSQVQSSNVTKRSDRNEFRSSRKRLSGDLSSIPEHGIMADVYGNKTKGEISSEVIPLAGKEDDDDLVVDDEGSLKEGIIEKASATAKPENYIADICQSNEIVDNSLGNTVDSERITGDKRTGNDSKETQSASSAVYRTRTSIFEDDTQEVADNTDGAFDLTENPELYQDPEDLVDMTFGSQIDQTPKPCFKSPHRGDSGQPRRKLNQGQLSHPLFYEQQFDDDDVDASLDSNSPYLDGSFETRDAITDVSMETMTDVDRVLTRPPLTRGAALNPNSNVHRFEFIESEGDQLQGIHQGTSFSPEAEDMLYLDPFQAAPKKEVPSTSSVHDQLPDPSGFMTVEDIMRLLFEKTEDSLEQLPSRRPGSYAGMSNGAFRNQPRKPESVKRRSWAGHEVKLQPKRPGSLLVKAVSQNLPSKASEQPEKSPFVRTVSQPLQVSHDYYSDSFLDSISEGKERVIGRSSSFNGRTPRRASSVDSPRNSRSRLLNASSSYERRTQEAGLNRASDRRVRSLDRNEMVSPPELIQLLKDQPAALGRSHSLSEKHEQQRSSCLAKDNKVSVHELTQLLKQQGRFVELAQSECSSDRSQEQLISVPEVTHLLKQQKQASKSGRLQSFSTSRHLQRDRSGDSGYHDDRITVPELARLLEKQRRVVEEETIARQLANQQQQSASDNTISVAELARLLREHKSSQKGDELAYSRDHYKHRSDSETSISIPELTRLLKHQQYQQPIGATRVHSFSGAHPSRRGLAEFRHIYRKPPRNYEPRSNASGESSTSEYSTTESERTFPRNSTRGRVPRRSNGSSDRSYASREDRLRPLHDYLESGQDFYRTSEQPYQFQDSPYVQLSYREESDLYSDVQSEGNSDIDHPSSVVKTVDITKVLVQENGPRRPTLSERFANIRQNMSDIDPNPKDSDGEESSIDGSNVIDPEPELEFDDGDYTDDKTMLVAEALRVKKVLGNVLLQQPELDTLVAVATFPAPSLDDEVDGTSEPIEDSRTLDQNFKALDQSSRPNESVENNIPVIDTGSGTVGSKSSSSEKVMSTNELLELLVNLSRTDLAKAEVKPQDPDVVVQNLFFPAPQTKAASTGNIHAQKTFPGHVNQLYGNPDGNSVSQSQSGRQKLPRSSLTTQSHDRLEQMRYKTQEEDIRRRDVLRLKRAKTIDVVQAQLVSTSEDGLHRQSSLPSRPENIFEEEVDCMRTRRILKVHTGSSDISASGSSLDEDGERREGRVSSVSYIGYEKTEKIETLPRGELAAQKKRVKNRLAQYVMNKKEGSSKEGEKGEPEVKQEKQDDYEIPSETTITKTQSNSTEEMEARNDAEESKTEKPPKRIGLKIRVKVQRDISKSLASDSCYVTGSSGGNTVIDKNVTHHSQGISNVKEMTLSSNVTQQRRFSNDVAPSPNSVNMFIDYKKNVRQVTSSTPKADGKPEISLLHGISPVATTNEFPDRNRPPSDLDNNTPSSRNVPDHGASLMTGTAEPSKSNRSPTRQVDRSPNSRPGSAAERSSSTYSSDDDRFDEVFGSTDTVVFVGQSKEGNDAPTSPACISSSPGGTRESMTEEEFNSRVDEIVQEVKASMGSDSEDLLDQALERVKNRLSPGSRSKAPGGLTMEAYVALHQADELQSIINEIKGELRLLKEENKVLRSQVDGLAHDKTGEVRSVAETSVDAGSTGSADSKRGCVSATPPTHEKVSYDEMISVDVFLRGFGKSVGIRHPKKSDVMLGTVLVKGGSDWAGVYDAAKKSFSEHLKLVDPYSYLGLSSSSLHGVETGAVMWTPDTIRRHTPRVEISRKHNSCILHLKDGTNESCDSLVYNTLLPRKVIEDFLYQVLEHRYVILCGPVGLGKSFLASKLAEHLAERLNWRASPSVITLTVGQTSRRDLKKTLARLMSCDIYSRAEGVPAVIVLDQLNCLASLADIFEPAQLADNSNSPFIIGVRDKSKKGPFSAKDLSVYRYFRWIQTSVEEKYIVGLLDRYLRRKLSWSENVDDEELLLDLFVWLTEVWHHINRILEDYCSLDVTLGPSLFYSCPMDFHSAEGWFGNVWNYQVIPYLHQTIRNSSKIYERNIVWDDPTKWVIMRWPWQLDRSKVLPTLRKLRQVDIVLNRNHVESPGDQTKSPKAKSKKLVTSLKRGAQLEIAGSLESWTTAEFQSESDSDRESAVHCTL from the exons ATGGCCAGTATACTTGATACTGAAGTCGTCCTTCGCATTAGCAGAGGTAGGAGTGGCCTGGacgcaaaaaacaaaacagattcTGGGTGTTTTGTAGACGACTGGGATAAGACCCACACTGAGAAATCACCCAATGCAAGTGAAACTGGAAATACAGAGATTCGTGAAACAAATTCTAGGAAACATTCTGCAGACTCAGAAGACGAAAACGGTGAACGTTGCAAAAAGGAACTTACTCGCTCGACCGAGGAAGCGAGTAATAGAGAAGGCTCGAGAACAGTTTATGAAGAAATTAGGGAATTAACACAAGATGTAAGCGCTATGGATGAAAATAATAGTTCATCCTTGCAGCAATATGATTCGATACGAAGTCTTGAAGGGGAAGGCACTGTGGAAAATGACGCTCCGAAAGAGGATTTTTATTGTCTGTACTACAGCGACTCACCTCAGGGAAGCTTAAAAAGAAATGCAGAAAATAACTATCAGTCTGATAGTACTGCTAGAACACAACTGAGCGATAGCAACAAAGCAACATCAAGTGAAACTAATGTGGTGCTTAGAAACGCTAGAACAGATGAGACTGATGTTGTGGAGACAAAAAAGAAACCACCGCCTGTTGCACCAAAACCTAAGAAACGCCCAAATCGTCAAAGCGACTCAATTCTCTACGCTCGTGACCCTTTATTAGCGGAGCTTCAAAAACTTGGGGCTTCTTTGGGGAAAGACTACGCGGAAGTTTATGCAAAACAGGCTGAAGAAAAGGAGATGAAGAAATCTCGCCGCAAATCTGACAGCAGCTTATTAAACTCCAAGGCTTGCGAACTCGAGGAATCAGGATCAGTTGATGTCCTGCCCACCCAAGCGGCATTGAGCGAAGATTTCCCCGAAAGAAAGTCGAAAATCCACAAACCTGTTACTCCGAAGAAGGAAGTGTCAAAAGACAAAGTGAAGCAAACGCGTGGAGTGAGCCCGAAAAGGACTGGCGTTAAGAATGTCGGGGCTACTAAAAGTACTCATTTGAGTAAGGGTGTGACTGGTGACTCACATAGGCGAAGCCACATGAATACTAACTCCCCCTACGCACCCCCTACTCCAAAGGAGACACCTAGGACTAGAAAGCTTTCACCCGGAAGAACAGATAAAACCAGCTCAAAGAAAGATACTAAGACTGTTAACCCTGCTAAGGAGAAATCTGCGCCAAAAGACGatctaaaaaatcaaaatacttCCATATCAGATTCAAGTCAAGTTCAGAGCTCGAATGTGACGAAGCGGAGCGATAGAAACGAGTTTCGATCGAGCAGAAAGCGATTGAGTGGGGATTTAAGCTCGATTCCAGAACATGGAATAATGGCTGATGTTTATGGTAACAAGACGAAAGGGGAGATTTCGTCGGAGGTGATCCCCTTAGCAGGCAAAGAGGACGACGATGATTTGGTCGTGGACGATGAGGGGTCTTTGAAAGAGGGTATCATTGAGAAAGCATCTGCAACTGCAAAGCCTGAAAACTATATCGCGGATATTTGTCAATCTAATGAAATTGTTGATAACAGCCTTGGGAACACGGTTGACTCGGAAAGGATTACTGGAGATAAAAGAACAGGGAATGATTCAAAAGAAACTCAATCTGCTAGCAGTGCGGTTTATAGAACGCGAACTTCTATCTTCGAAGATGATACACAAGAAGTCGCGGACAACACAGATGGGGCATTCGACTTGACAGAAAACCCGGAACTATACCAGGACCCAGAAGACCTAGTTGATATGACATTTGGGAGTCAAATTGACCAGACTCCGAAACCTTGTTTTAAATCACCTCATAGAGGAGACTCTGGACAACCCAGACGAAAGCTGAACCAGGGACAGCTCTCGCATCCTTTGTTCTATGAACAGCAAttcgatgatgatgatgttgacgcGTCCCTGGATTCGAATTCTCCTTATCTTGACGGGTCTTTCGAAACTAGAGACGCAATAACAGATGTCTCCATGGAGACTATGACCGATGTGGACCGCGTTTTAACACGCCCTCCATTAACTCGGGGTGCCGCTCTCAATCCCAACAGCAACGTTCACCGTTTCGAGTTTATTGAGAGTGAAGGGGACCAACTTCAAGGTATCCACCAAGGGACATCTTTTTCTCCCGAAGCTGAGGACATGCTGTATCTTGACCCATTCCAAGCAGCCCCTAAGAAAGAGGTACCCTCAACGAGTAGCGTACACGACCAATTACCTGATCCGAGCGGTTTCATGACTGTTGAAGATATCATGCGGTTGCTTTTTGAGAAAACTGAAGACAGCTTAGAACAACTTCCTTCACGTCGTCCAGGATCCTACGCGGGGATGTCTAACGGGGCTTTTAGAAACCAGCCAAGAAAACCCGAATCTGTGAAACGACGTTCTTGGGCCGGGCATGAAGTAAAGCTGCAGCCAAAGAGACCAGGCTCACTTCTTGTCAAAGCAGTCTCTCAGAACTTGCCATCGAAGGCTTCAGAACAGCCTGAGAAATCCCCGTTCGTGAGAACGGTCTCACAACCCCTACAAGTGTCACATGACTACTACAGCGATTCGTTTCTGGATTCCATCAGCGAAGGTAAAGAAAGAGTTATTGGGAGGTCGAGCTCATTTAATGGTAGAACACCACGACGTGCGAGCTCGGTTGATAGTCCAAGAAACTCGAGGAGTCGCTTGCTTAATGCTTCGTCGTCCTATGAGCGGAGGACCCAAGAGGCCGGTTTAAACAGGGCATCTGATCGTCGTGTTAGATCCCTGGACCGTAACGAAATGGTATCCCCTCCTGAATTGATCCAGTTACTTAAAGATCAGCCTGCCGCATTAGGAAGGTCGCATTCTCTATCAGAGAAACATGAGCAGCAACGCTCGTCCTGTTTAGCCAAGGATAATAAGGTCTCGGTGCACGAACTGACGCAATTATTGAAGCAGCAAGGGCGATTCGTTGAGTTAGCCCAGTCGGAATGCTCAAGTGATAGGTCACAAGAGCAACTGATCTCTGTCCCGGAAGTGACGCACTTACTCAAACAGCAAAAGCAAGCGTCCAAGTCAGGAAGGTTGCAGTCATTCTCAACGTCACGCCATCTTCAGCGTGACAGATCTGGGGACAGTGGTTACCACGACGACAGGATAACAGTCCCTGAACTTGCGCGTTTGTTGGAGAAGCAGAGAAGAGTCGTTGAAGAGGAGACAATAGCACGGCAACTTGCCAATCAACAGCAGCAAAGTGCGTCAGACAATACTATCTCCGTCGCTGAGCTTGCGCGATTACTGAGAGAACACAAAAGTTCTCAGAAAGGAGATGAACTGGCGTATTCTCGGGACCATTATAAACACAGAAGTGATTCCGAGACTTCTATTTCTATTCCCGAGCTGACACGATTGTTGAAGCACCAGCAGTATCAACAGCCGATAGGCGCAACAAGGGTCCATTCTTTCTCTGGGGCGCATCCATCGCGACGTGGACTTGCAGAATTCCGGCATATTTATAGGAAGCCCCCCAGGAATTATGAGCCGAGAAGTAATGCATCTGGGGAATCCTCAACTTCTGAGTACAGTACAACAGAGAGCGAGCGCACGTTTCCAAGAAATTCAACCCGAGGTCGAGTTCCAAGAAGAAGCAACGGGTCGTCGGATAGGTCTTACGCCAGCCGGGAAGATCGTCTGCGACCACTGCATGACTATTTAGAATCGGGTCAAGATTTCTACAGAACATCAGAGCAGCCTTATCAATTTCAAGATTCTCCTTATGTGCAACTGTCATATCGAGAGGAAAGCGACTTGTACTCTGACGTCCAGAGTGAAGGGAATTCAGATATTGATCACCCAAGCTCGGTTGTCAAGACAGTTGACATTACCAAAGTACTTGTCCAAGAAAACGGACCCAGACGACCGACCCTCTCGGAACGATTTGCCAACATTCGACAAAACATGAGTGACATAGACCCTAATCCCAAGGACAGCGACGGTGAGGAATCAAGCATAGACGGAAGTAACGTTATCGATCCAGAACCGGAATTGGAATTCGACGACGGTGATTACACGGATGACAAAACAATGCTTGTTGCCGAGGCTCTGAGGGTAAAGAAAGTCTTGGGAAATGTTCTATTGCAGCAGCCAGAGCTTGACACTCTTGTCGCTGTTGCAACATTCCCGGCGCCTTCGTTAGATGACGAGGTAGACGGAACAAGTGAACCGATCGAAGATTCTAGAACACTTGATCAAAACTTCAAAGCACTCGATCAGAGCTCTCGGCCAAATGAGTCTGTCGAAAACAATATTCCTGTTATTGATACGGGATCTGGTACCGTGGGTAGCAAAAGTAGTTCTTCTGAGAAAGTTATGTCGACAAATGAGTTACTAGAGCTACTGGTGAATTTGAGTAGAACTGATCTCGCTAAGGCGGAGGTAAAACCACAAGACCCTGATGTCGTCGTTCAGAACCTCTTTTTCCCTGCTCCTCAAACAAAGGCAGCAAGCACAGGCAACATCCACGCCCAAAAAACATTCCCCGGTCACGTGAACCAACTGTATGGTAACCCTGATGGAAACAGTGTGAGCCAATCACAAAGTGGGAGACAAAAACTCCCACGAAGTTCGCTTACCACCCAGAGTCATGACCGTCTAGAACAAATGCGTTATAAGACGCAAGAAGAAGACATAAGGCGTCGAGATGTGCTTAGACTTAAGAGGGCTAAAACCATCGATGTTGTTCAAGCTCAGCTTGTAAGCACATCAGAAGATGGTTTACATAGACAATCCAGCTTACCTTCACGACCCGAAAATATTTTCGAGGAAGAGGTTGACTGCATGAGAACAAGAAGAATTCTTAAAGTTCATACGGGATCTTCAGACATTTCGGCATCCGGGTCTTCTCTTGATGAGGACGGGGAacgaagggaggggagggtcaGTAGTGTTTCGTACATCGGTTATGAGAAAACTGAAAAGATAGAGACGCTGCCGAGGGGGGAGCTTGCCGCCCAAAAGAAAAGAGTAAAGAATAGACTTGCTCAATATGTCATGAATAAGAAAGAAGGAAGTAGTAAAGAGGGTGAAAAAGGTGAACCAGAAGTGAAGCAAGAAAAGCAAGATGATTATGAAATCCCTTCAGAAACGACGATTACAAAGACTCAGTCAAATTCTACTGAGGAGATGGAAGCACGGAATGATGCTGAAGAgtcgaaaacagaaaaaccTCCTAAAAGAATTGGACTCAAAATTCGTGTTAAAGTACAGCGTGACATATCAAAGTCTCTTGCAAGTGACAGCTGCTATGTGACCGGAAGCAGTGGTGGAAATACAGTGATCGATAAAAATGTAACGCACCACTCACAGGGAATATCAAATGTCAAAGAAATGACTTTATCTTCAAACGTAACACAGCAGCGGAGGTTTTCTAACGACGTGGCACCGAGCCCAAACAGTGTCAACATGTTCATCGATTATAAAAAGAACGTTCGGCAGGTCACGTCTAGCACTCCAAAAGCTGACGGGAAGCCGGAAATATCCCTTCTTCACGGAATTAGTCCTGTCGCTACCACCAATGAGTTCCCAGACAGAAATCGGCCGCCCTCCGATCTCGACAACAATACCCCGAGCTCCCGAAACGTTCCCGACCACGGAGCATCCTTAATGACAGGTACCGCTGAGCCTTCAAAAAGTAATCGATCACCGACAAGACAAGTCGACAGGTCGCCGAACTCGCGACCGGGCTCGGCCGCGGAGCGATCTTCTTCGACGTACTCTTCGGATGACGATCGCTTCGACGAAGTTTTCGGAAGTACAGACACAGTCGTGTTTGTTGGCCAATCTAAAGAGGGGAATGATGCTCCTACGAGTCCTGCATGTATTAGTAGTTCTCCTGGTGGAACACGTGAAAGTATGACCGAAGAGGAGTTTAACTCCCGCGTGGATGAGATTGTGCAGGAAGTTAAAGCCAGCATGGGATCTGATAGCGAAGACCTTCTAGATCAGGCGCTGGAGCGAGTCAAGAACAGGCTGTCTCCGGGTTCACGCAGTAAG GCTCCCGGCGGCCTTACCATGGAGGCGTATGTTGCGTTACACCAAGCGGATGAGCTTCAGTCAATCATCAACGAGATCAAG GGCGAGCTTCGCTTAttgaaagaagaaaacaaagttCTCAGAAGCCAAGTAGATGGACTTGCACATGACAAGACTGGGGAAGTCCGCAGTGTCGCTGAGACTTCAGTAGATGCGGGCTCAACTGGATCGGCTGATAGCAAGCGTGGTTGTGTATCTGCCACTCCACCCACTCATGAAAAAG TGAGCTACGATGAAATGATCTCCGTTGACGTGTTTTTGAGAGGCTTTGGAAAGTCCGTGGGAATTCGTCACCCGAAG AAGTCGGATGTCATGCTTGGAACGGTGCTAGTGAAAGGGGGGTCGGATTGGGCAGGTGTTTATGACGCTGCCAAGAAGTCATTTAGC GAGCATTTGAAGCTTGTGGACCCATACTCCTACCTAGGCCTCAGCTCGTCCAGCCTGCATGGAGTGGAGACTGGAGCCGTCATGTGGACCCCAG ACACCATAAGAAGACATACTCCGCGCGTAGAGATCTCTCGAAAACACAACTCGTGCATCCTCCATTTGAAAG ATGGGACGAATGAAAGTTGTGACTCACTCGTTTACAATACGCTGCTACCACGGAAAGTCATCGAG GACTTCTTGTACCAAGTTCTCGAACATCGCTATGTGATACTCTGTGGTCCAGTAGGTCTAGGCAAGTCTTTCCTGGCCTCAAAGCTAGCAGAGCATTTAGCTGAGAG gtTAAACTGGAGGGCATCTCCTAGCGTCATCACACTAACTGTGGGCCAAACATCACGAAGG GATTTGAAGAAGACTCTTGCTCGTCTAATGAGCTGCGACATTTATAG TCGTGCAGAAGGGGTGCCCGCGGTGATCGTCCTTGATCAGCTGAACTGCCTCGCGTCTCTCGCCGACATCTTTGAGCCTGCTCAACTCGCTGACAACTCGAACAG TCCTTTTATCATTGGAGTGCGAGACAAGAGTAAGAAAGGACCGTTCTCCGCTAAAGATCTGTCAGTGTATCGCTACTTCCGCTGGATTCAGACGTCTGTGGAAGAGAAGTACATCGTAGGGCTCCTTGATCGCTACCTCCGGAGGAAGCTGAGCTGGTCAGAGAATGT TGATGACGAGGAGCTGTTACTTGACCTTTTCGTCTGGTTGACTGAGGTTTGGCATCACATCAACCGCATTTTAGAGGATTATTGCAGTCTCGACGTCACACTGG GTCCATCGCTGTTCTACTCGTGCCCGATGGATTTCCACTCGGCTGAAGGCTGGTTTGGAAATGTTTGGAACTATCAGGTGATCCCCTATCTTCACCAGACCATCAGAAACTCCAGTAAG aTCTACGAGCGTAACATCGTATGGGATGACCCCACCAAGTGGGTCATAATGCGGTGGCCATGGCAACTCGACCGAAGCAAAGTTCTACCGACCCTGAGGAAGCTCCGTCAAGTTGACATCGTGCTCAACCGCAACCACGTGGAGTCACCGGGAG ATCAAACGAAGTCGCCCAAAGCTAAATCAAAGAAG CTTGTAACAAGCCTGAAGCGCGGTGCCCAACTCGAAATTGCCGGCAGCCTGGAGTCATGGACGACAGCAGAATTCCAATCTGAGTCCGACTCAGACCGCGAGAGTGCTGTACATTGTACCCTCTGA